In Salminus brasiliensis chromosome 24, fSalBra1.hap2, whole genome shotgun sequence, one genomic interval encodes:
- the LOC140547078 gene encoding FERM domain-containing protein 6 produces MSVLAKQERVVCVLLPTKETLDIAVGLKATGQEVFTRVSELLGVKELHYFGLTVVKDNEHIFLDMDDRLAKYFPKEWKQDSGKGTQRRWIPPLLCLKVQYYVENGRLICERKARRLYYTDLRERVLRSECRQQEEVYFQLAGYALQADLGDHPSEDDSQRAAPYFKPKDYFPPWIVAKRGVDYLLCHGPKVHRELWGMPSRDAILLFIKESCRLEDVPVTFYRLHKDKREERGSALLGLTLRGMQVYQEMNNVRELLYDFPWSNVGRLTFLGKKFEIQPDGLPSARKLVYYTGSAFRSRHLLLHLSSSHRLYLSLQPALKHLRQLEEAEEKKRYRESYISDDMDPDTLCSEGSPHLSRHSTTSSGIEADARQGSVSVEMVSVEEEEALRRTEKSFSSAASHGSSHTSGIDTGSKARNEEEEWQDEALAFQQHVTGPGEISVDDPEEILRLAELLQGVSMDFSSLSSEINSRAIHLNFAQTTDGQAKPCDSIEQVLKWKASGSTDRHSQSLDDVRLHPRPLILSTLPNTSRSYTFGLPDAPGSTKISAYPEKPSFYGRRSTNCLALDLLEDEQLLELVL; encoded by the exons ATGTCCGTCTTGGCCAAGCAAGAACGAGTGGTGTGTGTCCTGCTCCCAACCAAGGAGACGCTGGACATCGCTGTGGGG CTGAAAGCCACTGGACAGGAGGTCTTTACTCGGGTCTCTGAACTTCTTGGTGTGAAAGAGCTGCACTACTTTGGCCTGACCGTAGTCAAGG ACAATGAGCACATATTCCTGGATATGGATGACCGGCTGGCCAAGTACTTCCCCAAGGAATGGAAGCAGGACTCGGGAAAG GGGACTCAAAGGAGGTGGATTCCCCCGTTGCTCTGTCTCAAAGTGCAGTACTACGTAGAGAATGGAAGGCTTATATG TGAACGCAAAGCCAGGAGGCTGTACTATACAGATCTGAGAGAGCGAGTCCTGCGGTCAGAGTGCCGGCAGCAGGAGGAGGTCTATTTCCAGCTGGCAGGCTATGCCCTGCAGGCCGATCTAGGAGACCACCCTTCAGAAGATGACAGCCAGCGGGCTGCTCCGTACTTCAAGCCCAAGGACTACTTTCCTCCCTGG ATCGTGGCTAAGCGCGGTGTGGACTACCTGCTGTGCCATGGGCCGAAAGTGCACAGGGAGCTGTGGGGAATGCCCTCCCGGGACGCCATCCTGCTCTTCATCAAGGAGTCCTGCCGCTTGGAGGACGTGCCCGTCACCTTCTACAGACTCCACAAG GACAAGCGAGAGGAGAGAGGGTCAGCCCTCCTGGGACTCACCCTGCGAGGAATGCAGGTTTatcag GAGATGAACAATGTGCGTGAGCTGCTCTACGACTTCCCCTGGTCCAACGTGGGACGACTCACCTTTCTG GGGAAGAAGTTCGAGATCCAGCCGGATGGTTTGCCGTCGGCGAGGAAGCTGGTTTACTACACCGGCTCAGCTTTCCGCTCTCGCCATCTTCTGCTCCACCTGAGCAGCAGCCATCGCCTCTACCTCAGCCTGCAACCCGCACTCAAACACCTGCGCCAGCTGGAGGAAGCTGAGG AGAAGAAGCGATACAGGGAGTCCTACATCAGTGACGACATGGATCCGGACACACTTTGCAGTGAGGGCAGTCCTCACCTCTCCAGACACTCCACCACCAGCTCCGGCATCGAGGCTGACGCCCGGCAAGGCAGCGTATCTGTGGAGATGGTGTCcgtggaagaggaggaggcccTGAGACGGACGGAGAAGTCCTTCAGCTCAGCGGCCAGTCATGGATCATCCCACACTTCTGGCATCGACACTGGCAGCAAGGCCCGCAATGAAGAGGAGGAGTGGCAAGACGAAG CTCTAGCGTTTCAGCAGCATGTGACCGGACCTGGAGAAATTTCAGTGGACGATCCTGAGGAGATACTGCGGCTGGCGGAGCTACTCCAGGGTGTGTCCATGGATTTCTCTTCGCTCAGCTCAGAAATAAACTCAAGAG CCATACACTTAAACTTTGCCCAGACGACTGATGGTCAGGCGAAACCCTGCGACTCCATAGAACAG GTTCTCAAATGGAAGGCAAGTGGCTCAACTGACCGACACAGTCAGAGTTTGGACGATGTTCGTCTCCATCCTCGTCCTCTTATACTGTCCACCCTGCCGAACACCTCGCGCAGCTACACCTTCGGACTCCCAGATGCTCCAGGATCTACCAAGATCAGCGCTTACCCAGAAAAACCCTCTTTCTACGGCCGGCGCTCCACAAACTGCCTCGCCCTGGATTTGCTGGAGGACGAGCAGCTTTTGGAGCTTGTTCTGTGA